From a region of the Bactrocera tryoni isolate S06 unplaced genomic scaffold, CSIRO_BtryS06_freeze2 scaffold_741, whole genome shotgun sequence genome:
- the LOC120781932 gene encoding uncharacterized protein LOC120781932 has protein sequence MEPQKKIRRRAMPQKKFSEEENHLVLEYLLENVEIEKPNAQLYYQKLIETTNIDALSAKLSQMCPNYERFSVLFGSKSEANCVVETCNSGVSQYCSDFADLVEVVENPAESSQSSAEPSGSLNNKAEQTIVGAEVATVPPTTPSFLEKVKKRAPKNILSELKDIQKKREQFFEQIEIEKKS, from the exons a TGGAACCTCAAAAGAAAATACGCAGGAGGGCAATgcctcaaaaaaaatttagtgaggAGGAAAACCATTTGGTTCTAGAATATTTACTAGAAAATGTGGAAATTGAG AAACCAAACGCCCAATTGTACtaccaaaaattaattgaaacaaCAAATATCGATGCTCTTTCAGCAAAACTTTCACAAATGTGTCCGAATTATGAACGGTTTTCGGTTCTATTTGGGAGTAAATCCGAAGCCAATTGTGTTGTGGAGACGTGCAACTCTGGAGTGTCACAATACTGCAGCGATTTTGCAGACCTTGTAGAGGTAGTGGAAAATCCAGCCGAATCATCACAATCATCTGCGGAACCATCGGGTTCACTTAACAACAAAGCAGAACAGACAATAGTAGGAGCAGAGGTAGCAACAGTTCCTCCTACCACTCCGTCGTTCctcgaaaaagtgaaaaaacgtgCTCCAAAGAATATTCTTAGTGAACTTAAAGATATACAAAAGAAAAGAGAACAGTTTTTTGagcaaattgaaattgaaaagaaaagttGA